The genomic segment GTCCCGGTGCCAGTTGGACCAGAAGTACTTGTACATCATGCCTTCCCGGGGCAGGGTGCCACTCTCGGTACCCGAGAGCATACGCAGCGCGTTGTAGCGCATGGCACGCAGACCGGCCCAGGCCAGGGCGATGCGCTGGCGGATGGCGGGGTCGGCGTAGGCACCGTTCTTCTTGGCCTCGGCCACGATCAGTTCCAGCTCGTGGATGAAGTGCATCTGCTGGCCCAGGGTGGACGTGCCACGCTCGAAGGCGAGCAGCGCCATCGCCACCTTCCAGCCGTCGCCGGGTTCGCCGATCACGTTCTCGGGCAGGGCCACGGCGCCGTCGAAGAACACTTCGTTGAACTCGGCGGTACCGGTGAGTTGCTTGATCGGGCGCACTTCGACGCCGGGCTGGTCCAGGGGCATCAACAGGAAGATCAGCCCTTTGTGGCCCTTGGAGCCGGCCTCGCAGCGGGCCAGAACGAAGATCCAGTTGCACTCGTGGGCGAGCGAGGTCCATACCTTCTGGCCGGTCACCTTCCACTGGCCGTTCTCCAGCACGGCCTTGGTCTGCACGTTGGCCAGGTCGGAGCCGGCGCCGGGCTCGGAATAGCCCTGGCACCAGTAGTCACGGCCTTCGCGGATGCCGGGCAAGAAACGCTGCTTCTGGTCCTCGCTGCCCAGGGCCAGGATGGTGGGACCGATCAGGCCCTCGCCCAGATGGGAGAGACGGCCGGGACCACCGGCGCGGGCGTATTCCTCGTGGAAAATCACTTGATGGGCCAGGGACAGGCCGCGCCCGCCGTGTTCCTGGGGCCAATTCACGCAGGCCCAGCCGCCTTCGGCCAGCTTGCGCTCCCACTTCTTGCGCAGCGCGGGATAGGCCTCTTCGTCACCGGGGCCGCCGCGGAAACGCAGCACCTCGAACTCGCCCACCAGATTGGCTTGCATCCACTCCGC from the Denitratisoma oestradiolicum genome contains:
- a CDS encoding acyl-CoA dehydrogenase family protein; this translates as MKLEFSAEDEAFRREVAEWMQANLVGEFEVLRFRGGPGDEEAYPALRKKWERKLAEGGWACVNWPQEHGGRGLSLAHQVIFHEEYARAGGPGRLSHLGEGLIGPTILALGSEDQKQRFLPGIREGRDYWCQGYSEPGAGSDLANVQTKAVLENGQWKVTGQKVWTSLAHECNWIFVLARCEAGSKGHKGLIFLLMPLDQPGVEVRPIKQLTGTAEFNEVFFDGAVALPENVIGEPGDGWKVAMALLAFERGTSTLGQQMHFIHELELIVAEAKKNGAYADPAIRQRIALAWAGLRAMRYNALRMLSGTESGTLPREGMMYKYFWSNWHRDLGKLAMDILGNESMVADGNDLTRQKLQGLFMFTRSDTIYAGTNEIQLNIISERALGLPREPR